Proteins from a single region of Sphingopyxis sp. BSN-002:
- the tolR gene encoding protein TolR yields MAMSGPSGGAGGRRRGRGSRRAPMSDINVTPLVDVMLVLLIIFMITAPLLASAVPIDLPESRAKPVETEEQEPVQLSINADDKIYLGDQVVAEAELPARLDAIARENEGKDKPRQIMLRADRGLDYGRVMHVMGELNRAGLTRIALVTTGADSTAAAEAAVTNGSGSGQ; encoded by the coding sequence ATGGCGATGTCGGGCCCTTCGGGCGGCGCCGGCGGACGGCGGCGCGGTCGCGGTTCCCGCCGCGCGCCGATGTCCGACATCAACGTCACCCCGCTCGTTGACGTGATGCTGGTGCTGCTGATCATCTTCATGATCACCGCGCCCCTGCTCGCCTCCGCCGTTCCGATCGACCTGCCCGAAAGCCGCGCGAAGCCGGTCGAAACCGAGGAGCAGGAGCCGGTGCAGCTGTCGATCAACGCCGACGACAAGATCTATCTTGGCGATCAGGTCGTCGCCGAAGCCGAGTTGCCGGCGCGGCTCGACGCGATCGCGCGCGAGAATGAGGGCAAGGACAAGCCGCGCCAGATCATGCTGCGCGCGGACCGCGGCCTCGACTACGGCCGCGTCATGCACGTCATGGGCGAGCTTAACCGCGCCGGGCTGACGCGGATCGCGCTGGTCACGACCGGAGCCGATAGCACCGCCGCCGCCGAGGCCGCGGTCACCAACGGTTCAGGCAGCGGCCAATAG
- a CDS encoding YbgC/FadM family acyl-CoA thioesterase produces MADVPPPFVPGAFVGAAHHYRARIYFEDTDLSGIVYHANYLRYMERARSDMLRLAGIDQRAAMEGGEGAWAVTDLTIKYRSPAKLDDDILVVSTVEAVRGASVIIAQRILRGQDALSSDTLTEGRVTAAFLSPEGRPRRQPAGWADRFTAIMNGETFPC; encoded by the coding sequence ATGGCAGATGTTCCTCCACCCTTCGTCCCCGGCGCCTTCGTCGGGGCCGCGCACCATTACCGCGCGCGCATCTATTTCGAGGACACCGACCTGTCGGGAATCGTCTATCACGCCAATTATCTGCGCTATATGGAGCGCGCGCGCTCCGACATGCTGCGCCTCGCCGGCATCGACCAGCGCGCGGCGATGGAGGGCGGCGAAGGCGCGTGGGCGGTCACCGATCTGACCATCAAATATCGTAGTCCTGCGAAGCTCGACGACGACATCCTCGTCGTCAGCACCGTCGAGGCGGTGCGCGGTGCGAGCGTGATTATCGCACAGCGCATCCTTCGCGGTCAGGACGCGTTAAGTTCCGACACGCTTACCGAGGGCCGTGTTACCGCGGCCTTCCTGTCGCCCGAAGGCCGGCCGCGCCGTCAACCTGCGGGCTGGGCCGACCGCTTTACCGCCATCATGAATGGAGAGACTTTCCCTTGCTAG
- the tolQ gene encoding protein TolQ, with translation MLDNIKLAADAATLSPIALFLQADWVVKGVMIGLLLASVYVWAVIFTHGRGVGKMMRASDQFERDFWRAENIDKFYDKNSTEELPSAKVLAAGISEWRRSTKGKVVDRDGTRERLGIAMNAAVEGEVDRLAEKIGTLATIGAVAPFVGLFGTVWGIMRAFTEIAAQNNSSLAVVAPGIAEALFATAIGLFAAIPAVIAYNAFSQRLNRLESRLGRFADGLHATFSRELEVDA, from the coding sequence TTGCTAGACAATATCAAGCTGGCCGCCGACGCGGCGACTTTGTCCCCTATCGCGCTGTTCCTGCAGGCCGACTGGGTCGTCAAAGGCGTGATGATCGGGCTGTTGCTCGCATCGGTCTATGTCTGGGCAGTGATCTTCACGCACGGCCGCGGCGTCGGCAAGATGATGCGCGCGTCGGACCAGTTCGAGCGCGATTTCTGGCGCGCCGAAAATATCGACAAATTCTATGACAAGAACAGCACCGAGGAATTGCCGAGCGCAAAGGTTCTTGCCGCCGGCATCAGCGAGTGGCGCCGCTCGACCAAGGGCAAGGTCGTCGACCGCGACGGCACGCGCGAACGGCTCGGTATCGCGATGAACGCCGCGGTTGAGGGTGAGGTCGACCGGCTCGCCGAGAAGATCGGCACGCTCGCCACGATCGGTGCGGTCGCGCCGTTCGTAGGCCTGTTCGGCACAGTGTGGGGGATCATGCGCGCCTTCACCGAAATCGCCGCGCAGAACAACAGCAGCCTCGCCGTCGTTGCCCCGGGTATCGCCGAGGCGCTTTTCGCGACCGCGATCGGCCTGTTCGCGGCGATCCCCGCCGTGATCGCCTATAATGCCTTCTCGCAGCGCCTGAACCGTCTGGAATCGCGCCTCGGCCGCTTTGCCGACGGATTGCATGCGACCTTCAGCCGCGAGCTCGAGGTGGACGCCTGA
- the pal gene encoding peptidoglycan-associated lipoprotein Pal, whose translation MTIRKTTAMIAAITMLTVGACAKKAPDTLPPAPDGSGSTDTGTGTGGVVPGSQADFVANVSSDRIFFDLDQYNVDAQDQTTLQSQAQWLARYPAVRVTLEGHADERGTRDYNIALGERRANAAKNYLSSLGVDPNRIQVISYGKERPAALGSNEEAWAQNRRAVTVVIGN comes from the coding sequence ATGACGATACGCAAAACCACCGCGATGATCGCGGCGATCACCATGCTGACTGTTGGGGCTTGTGCGAAAAAAGCTCCCGATACGCTTCCGCCCGCACCCGACGGTTCGGGCAGCACCGACACGGGCACCGGAACCGGCGGCGTCGTCCCCGGATCTCAGGCAGACTTCGTCGCCAACGTCTCGTCGGACCGCATCTTCTTCGATCTCGACCAGTATAATGTCGACGCGCAGGATCAGACGACCCTGCAGAGCCAGGCGCAGTGGCTGGCACGCTACCCCGCCGTCCGCGTCACGCTGGAAGGCCATGCCGACGAACGCGGCACCCGCGACTATAACATCGCGCTCGGCGAACGCCGCGCCAATGCCGCGAAAAACTATCTGTCGTCGCTCGGCGTCGACCCGAACCGCATCCAGGTGATCAGCTATGGCAAGGAACGCCCGGCGGCGCTGGGTTCGAACGAGGAAGCCTGGGCGCAGAACCGCCGCGCGGTGACCGTCGTTATCGGGAACTGA
- the tolB gene encoding Tol-Pal system beta propeller repeat protein TolB: protein MSASRLFALSLSVLLCGAPALAQQVPDASSPPRTGPEETVTGTLSQDRTVIAVPALATPAAVNVAGLNTSTLGKQIAEVIAADLERSGLYAPLGPGSVRAITMAEVRAPRFADWQAKNADNVVHGFVQASGTGGLVVGCYLYDTDLGSELVRQGFEIQPGDWRRAAHKCADAIYARLSGESPFFDSRVAYIAESGPKGNRIKRLAIMDSDGGNHRFITNGQALAISPRFSPDYKKIVYVSYLNNRVRVFIYDVANGSQKLVTESANATFAPRWSPDGRQILYSMAVGGNTDIYRISADGGTPVRLTNTPGIDVGGSFSPDGKKIVFESDRSGGQQIYTMNIDGSNQQRISFGGGRYATPEWSPRGDLIAFTKMGGGEFRIGVMTPSGGSARLLTNSWQDEAPTWSPNGRVIQFFRTSPGKEGKSQLWQVDLTGVNLRRLPTPQDGSDPSWGPILP, encoded by the coding sequence ATGTCTGCCAGCCGGCTCTTCGCCCTTTCTCTTTCCGTCCTTCTTTGTGGCGCGCCTGCTCTTGCCCAGCAGGTACCGGATGCTTCCTCGCCGCCGCGTACCGGACCGGAAGAAACCGTGACCGGGACGCTGTCGCAGGATCGTACCGTTATCGCCGTTCCGGCGCTGGCAACGCCCGCCGCGGTGAATGTTGCCGGGCTCAACACCTCGACGCTTGGCAAGCAGATCGCCGAAGTGATTGCGGCCGACCTTGAACGCAGCGGCCTTTACGCCCCGCTCGGCCCGGGCAGCGTCCGCGCGATCACGATGGCAGAAGTCCGCGCGCCGCGCTTCGCCGACTGGCAGGCGAAGAATGCGGACAATGTCGTCCACGGCTTCGTGCAGGCAAGCGGCACCGGCGGGCTGGTCGTCGGTTGCTATCTCTATGACACCGACCTCGGCAGCGAACTGGTGCGGCAGGGGTTTGAAATCCAGCCCGGCGACTGGCGCCGCGCCGCGCATAAATGCGCCGATGCCATCTATGCACGCCTGTCGGGGGAGTCGCCCTTCTTCGACAGCCGCGTCGCGTACATCGCGGAGAGCGGCCCCAAGGGTAACCGCATCAAGCGCCTCGCGATCATGGACTCCGACGGCGGCAACCACCGCTTCATCACCAACGGCCAGGCACTCGCCATCAGCCCGCGTTTCTCGCCCGATTACAAGAAGATCGTCTACGTCTCCTATCTGAACAACCGCGTGCGGGTCTTCATCTACGACGTCGCGAACGGCAGCCAGAAGCTCGTCACCGAAAGCGCCAATGCGACCTTCGCGCCGCGCTGGTCCCCCGACGGGCGCCAGATCCTCTATTCGATGGCAGTCGGCGGCAACACCGACATCTATCGCATCTCGGCCGATGGCGGCACGCCTGTCCGGCTGACGAACACGCCGGGGATCGACGTCGGCGGCAGCTTCTCGCCCGACGGCAAGAAAATCGTGTTCGAAAGCGACCGCTCGGGCGGACAGCAAATCTATACGATGAACATCGACGGATCGAACCAGCAGCGGATCAGTTTCGGTGGCGGTCGCTACGCCACCCCCGAATGGTCGCCGCGCGGCGACCTGATCGCGTTCACCAAGATGGGCGGCGGCGAGTTCCGCATCGGCGTCATGACGCCGTCGGGCGGCAGCGCCCGCCTGCTGACCAACAGCTGGCAGGACGAGGCGCCGACCTGGTCGCCGAACGGCCGCGTGATCCAGTTCTTCCGCACCTCGCCCGGCAAGGAAGGCAAGTCGCAGCTGTGGCAGGTCGACCTGACCGGCGTGAACCTGCGCCGCCTGCCGACCCCGCAGGACGGTTCGGACCCGAGCTGGGGCCCGATACTGCCCTGA